gtggtgtgccgagtcttcatttattcactctaatgtaaggttttgcgtgccagtcatacattttaacgtttttagaaggtctctttctctaagtctataatatataactaaactattgttgtatgtaaagtaaataaggtttttaaaatgtttaagaagcttcatttaaaattaaattaaaatgcagagcccccagattggtggccaggacctgggcagtgtgagtgccactgaaaatcagctcacgtgccgcctttggcacgcatgccataggttgcctacccctgtgttaCACACAGTGCTCAGCAAGCAAATATGGAGTGGGGAAAGGCAGACAAGCCAAGAAACAGGTGTCGCGTGCACCTCCTCACTGCCAGCAACAAGAAAAAGTTAAGGAACAGGAAAGAGTGTTAAACAGAGTCATAGTCACAATATAATCTGAGTGAACAGACTCAATATAATATTTGTGTCACATTGTTGTATTACTATGCAATGAAGCTGAGATGCAACAACAAAACACAATGTCTAAACATCAGTGTGACTGTCTTCTGGTTCTCAAAGTCTGTTCAATGATCAGCAATTCAAAGTGAGTAATATTGTTCTGGAAAATATTCAGCACCCTAGTATAAGAGTTGGTTTAAAAAGAATTCATACTCACTTTACACTTCTTATTAAAAGAGAGGGATTTGCAGTTTAAAGTATGATTAAGAGACAAAACCAAACCATCACTTTTTAGTAAGtaatgaaatgaaaaactgaaatatgaCAAGTAAAAGCTTAACAGGCTGGGCATACACATTTTTCATGTAACTTTTTACTAAAGAATGTGTatttactgtaaaaataaaatagggaaATACAGTTCCCTCTCAATTCAAACTTGTATTGAACACAGGTATACATGAAGCTTTTCTAAAGCTACAACTGATAAAAACATGAATATATTATATGTATATTCATTCTTTCATGTAGGCTTTCACCTTAATTGATCAGAACAGAGATGGATTTATAGATAAAGAAGACTTGAAAGACATCTATGCTTCTTTGGGTAAGTACACTAGAGCAGAGATATACTTTGCTAATGTATACTTACTCACTTTAAACTCGTAGTTGTAAGTGCCAAGTGGTGGATTATTTAACACTGTAAATATTTGAATTTGTAGACCTAATAGAGACAGAATATAACCAGAGTTCCAGAGACCCAACCCCTTTTAACTTTGGAAGCAGGTGGGATTGTAAACTGAATTCCAATTTCGCAGTTTGCTCCTCTCTCTATTAGGCCAAATCAGCCCCCCAGAACTCAAACAACCTTGAACTTTAGGGTTTTAAAGTCGAGAGCCAGGCTTAATTTCTCTCAGAATGAGATCTGTTAGACAGTAAATAGTAGGGAAGCATCCTGATGCAAATGGCACATGGTATTTTcccaaataaaaatacattacagTATTCTACAGTAATTTCTCCAAACACTGTATCAGGATTATGCTAGTGTCACACTATTAGTGCAGAAAATTGaaggtttctttttaaagtgttgaAGTATTTTAGGACTATAACTCCCACATTTTCAATAATATTTGAGCTCCACTAACCCAACCTTAGAAACCTGCCGTTTAAAAAAGagtaaattaatatattttacggccagaagggacagctgtgatcatctggtctgatttCTTGCATGacacaggctacagaacctcacccagtgattcctgcataaagcccataacttctggttgagctagaaagctatccaatcttgatttgaagactgcaagtgatggagaatccactgtatCACTAcctaagttgttccaatgggtaattaccCTCACTGGCAAAAAATATCGCATcttctaaatttgtctagcttcagtttccaacgatttttctgctagattaaagagccatctgcTGTAAGGAGGAAAGTCTTATGAAACTTGCAAGCATGTATTACCTAAAACCAGTCCATTTTGCATGCTCTCCCTTTAAGcctcttctgtttttttctcGTTTACACCTGCAGGTCTGGTTGGTGGTCACGCCTCCATTAGTGGTGCCTCATGTATACATTTTCCCCATAATTATCCTGTAATTGGAAGGAGTGATTTGTACAGCCATACAGCTTTATCAACTCCTTTTGACAGATTTTTGCAGATCTTCTTTTCAGAAGCCAACAACAGCTATTGAAGTCCATCCCCCACCCACTACAAAGATTCCCTTCATTTGGCCAAGGCTGACTTTGTAGAGCATTAGAAGTGCTATGGTTCTAAAAGTCATTTAAAGAGCGGATTCTGTTTAAAGAATTGTAGAAAGTTACAAAGCAAAATGAAGAAAAGTGGAAAGCTGTATTGAAATGGTTCAAGTAGTTTGGGGGGCAATCATACAGCTAGTACGTGGTAGGAAAGGTGCCTAGAACCAAAGACAGGTGCTTTGTCTATTATAACTCTAAATAGTATGGGTATTTGTACACTGAAAGACCTTTTCCTTTAATTTaggtaaaacaaatgtaaaagatGAGGAGCTAGAATCCATGCTCAAGGAAGCCACTGGACCCATTAATTTCACAATGTTTTTGAATCTCTTTGGAGCAAAGTTACTTGGTGAGTTTAATACGATCTatatcagggatgggcaaactttttggccacatctgggaatagaaattgtatggtggtccatgaatgctcacaaaattggggtgtgggagaggatgcgggctctggagtggggctgggaatgaggagtttggggtgtagaagAGTGCTCCGAGCTGGgactgagggatttggagggcgggagggagatcagggctggggcagaggtgcgggaaggggtgcaagttctggctgggggtgcagtctctggggtgggactggagagaggtttggggtgcaggaggctgctccaggctgggatcgaggggtttggagagcaggaggaggatcagggttggggcgtgaggagaggtgcaggctctgagcggtggctcccggaagcagtggcatgtcccctctctggctcctatgcggaaccacagccaggcagctctgcatgctgccccatccacaggcaccgcccctgcagctcccattggagcacgtaggagccggagcggggccatgctgtagcttctgggagccacgtggtgCAGCCTCCAACCCTGTGCCCCGTCTGGAGCGCCAGGGCCGGGCTGAGCCACGTGGTGcagcccccgacccagcgccccggctGGCGCGGGgtaagccccagaccccgctccccagcgggagctcactggccgtaggttgcccacccctggtctatataGACCGTTATTGAGAAGTTCCTTAGGGCATGTGTATAATAAAAGACGTATGTCAATATCAGGTAGACTTAGAGTCACCGCATCCTccccaggagcacttccaccgacagaagaggggcagtgtggggagctgagagccagggctcagCTTTGCACAGTTCCCCGACacgggctctcagctccccacttcCAGCTGGGGACGGGGGCAGCTGCCTGGGCTTCTCTACTCCCCACTGGGAACCGGGGGCAGCTCCCTGAGCAGAGAGTGGGGCAggcacagccagtgggagcaagGAGCTGGGGGCCGCTGGGCTAGAGCTCCCCGGCTGTCTCGTCAATGTCCTGGCCATGGAACTATGACATTGACAAGACAGCCACCAGCTCATGTGAATAAGGCAGTGCAACTACATGGACATGAGCCCTGGGCCTTTAGTGGCGGTGCGGTTATGTCAGGGCAGGAGGGCACTTACCTCGGCCGGACAAGGCTGTAATGTGTACACTGATGTAATTAGGTACGAaaagctgccttacatcaaccGAACTGTGTAGTGCAGTAGACCAAACCTTAATCTGAACGTCCCATATGTGCAGTTCCTTTTTGAAAAGGCTTTAATCATTTACTTCAACTTTACTGCTCATAGAACGTTCTTAAGGTTGGTAATTCTGAATGATAGTCAAAGCTCCCCTGCATCAGAGACCTGATTAGGTATTTGTCAATTAAAATGTCTAGGCACGTAGCAAGAGTAAGTCCTTACTCCATGGCAATTATGACgtgtatttgaaaatgaaattaggGATTAACATTGACGTGGTCCAGCTGACATCTGCTAGAGAGAGTGTTCTAACATGAGCTCCAGTTTTTGCTAGTAATTctttaaggttttgtttttacACTGCCTGCAGAGAAACCTCTGTGAAACTTGTCATGCCGTTTCGAGACCCTGGCAGAGCTTGCCCAGCTATAGCGATGGATCTGACTTCTCCAGAAACTGTCTTGCCATGCAAAACTCTCTCCAGAGCAGACCCATCTATCCCCAGTGTTGTTTCCTGGCTGccactctgctctgtttcctgGGGACTTCGTAAAGCCTGTCAGGCCCTCCTCCCCGCACCACACTTTACACCAATACAACAGCTATACAGAAATAGATAACAGTAGCTGGcttctcagcacttttgaaatatCTAACCAATTATTTAGACAGCTAACGATGGACTTGAGGCTGTTTTTAgctatctattttttttttaaatttggcctTGCAACtctaatttttattctttttattattaattgacACAATAGAATTGTCTCATATTTCTTAGGATTTcaaactgattttcaaaataaCAATGTAAGTATATTGTTCCCTGACTGCAAATTATACTACTGCCTGCTATTGCAGAGCCGGCTATAATTCAGTGAAGTCAGATTGACCACTAAACATGTCATTTCTTAAAGGACCCTAGACTAATTTACATCTGAGCAGACATCAGAAATGAAAAGGTGACCTCCATTTGCTGTCTCAAAGAGGAGGTATACGCACACCTACTATTCAGAAGAGGCAGTCTCaccctctcttttaaaaaaagtcttaaaatttTCACTCCCCCTTAAAATTGCTCAGTCAGCTCCATTTATTCCAACAGAATCCAAATCTGTTCTCTCATTTTTTCCTCCTCAAGCACACCTCTATAGCAATCAAATGCTGTTACGTGTAGAGACAGCACTTCCAGTACCATAGAACCATTGTACTACTGTGCCTGAGTACCGTTCTTGTGAAAGATTCCAACCAGGGGGAAGTGTGTTAGCAGCTGGGACACACTGGCATGTTATTTTCTGCAGGTATGGATGGGGAAGAGACCATACTAAACGCATTCAGAATGTTTGATCCAGATGGTAAAGGACACATTCACAAAGACTAGTAAGTTTACTTCTGTGTTTATTATCAAGCCTATCAAAAATCACGATAGTCACATTATAGTAGGCAGTTGAGatctaagtacacctctatcctgatataacgcgacctgctataacatgaattcagatataacacagtaaagcagtgctccgggggggggctgtgcactccggtggatcaaagtaagttcgatataacgcggtttcacctataacgcagtaagattttttggctcccgaggacaacgttatatcagggtagaggtgtattttggaTTATATTGAGTATTAACTGATAAATTAAAAGGTTTATTCCTTCCTTTTTTCAGCTCACTAGCTTTATAATTTTCAAATTACTACATATTGTTAAATTAATAAAGTGCACGAACAGAATGCAAGACGAGAGTAAATGACTGACATTGTAATAATGCCCAGGAAGATAATTATGGGTGCTTTTCCCCACTAAGCAAAGCAGATACCGTTGAAAAACCTTATATTTGTCAGAAAGTTGTGTTCCACACATTTGTACAAGTGGACAACACTGAAAAACTGTTGTATATTGAGTGACAATAAAACTATTAAAATAGTTTTCCTTGAGGGATAAAGCATGGCAAGTGTACTTTCCATTCTCCTCTCTAGGGAGCATGCCagagacattttttgttttttaaatattagcctGCATATTTAAGCTGTTTGCAGAAGCAGCatcttgaactttttttttttttttactgatcgTGGGCTTTGTGGTGTATAAACCTGAGACAAGTGAACTCCTcagtccctccctctcctccacacTGTATCACCCCCACCAGATCCAGATCCAGATCCTCCTTTACATCCTTCTTAATTCTGCGAAGGGCAGTAGCATGACTCTCTAGGGATGCTTTCCAGCCAGATGCACCAGTTCTCTTCTTGCTCCAACATACAGGTGATCCTGCCCTATCCCTGCTAGGGCTTGACTGCACACAgatttgcaccaatttaactagaTCAGTCTAcctagttaaactggtacaacccCAATAAAAATTGCTATAGCTGCATGCTTACGTGTTTAGATCAGGATAGCGCGTGCCTGTAAATTTACCAATATTAGCCAGGTTTAAACCAGTCTCGGAATAGCCACACAACATTGTACTGTTTTAATTAAACTGCTATTAAATTGCTCCGTTAGTTAAAGCATTACAGCTTTGTACGTAGATTGGCCCTAACTCCAAACCTACAGAATGAGTAGAGAACAGCTGATGTGGAGTGTTAGGACTCATTCTGAGCAGGAAATAGGGCAGGACTCTTGCCCAAAGGACACTCGCTGTCCTTCCCAACTGGTacctccagagctaaaaccaCAACTGAACATGTGCAGGTGCTATCCAGTTGGGAACTAGCCAGCTGTCTGAGGGGAAACAATTTAACAACACAGTAAATAGAATGGTAGTAGCGAGTTTTTTTCTGCAACTTAaaaatttttcaaagacaaggttgCAAAATAAAGTATTCTAGAATTATTTCATTGTGAGGAACTGTGACTGTGCTATCCTTACTCTGACTTAAAGAGGCATCTAACTAAtcttctctctgtgtctgttttaaCTAGCTTAAAACGCATGATGATGACACAGGCTGACAAATTCACTGCTGAAGAGGTTTGTATACTACTGTATCTGTCACTCAAGTGCATGTTGGTATATAATAACAGTTGCTTCCTAGAAAGGCAGCAAGACTATTCTGTTATATAAGTTTAAAATAACCTCTTTTGGATAAGGGAAATGAGTGTTTTGAAATCCTTTTACTCAGTGGCTTTAGGAATTACCACTAACCCATTGTTACAACATTCACATTGCAGAGGCCTACTGAATTACTAGCTAACAGAGCATCATCTGTTTCAAGCTGTTAAATGCTCTctattaatttttcaaaataattcagaaaTAAGAATGAGTAAGTGGCTGCAGATACTTGCTTCCATGCTGGAGTTTGAAGTTGAAGGTTGCTAAAACACTGCTTTGGAAAAACATAACgttgttcttttcttttaatgcTATACAGATAGACCAGATGTTCAAGAGTTCCCCTATTGATGCAGCAGGAAACTTGGATTACAAGTCTTTCTGCTACACTATCACACatggagaggaaaaggaagaataAAGAGCGCACACTTGTTAGTTGCACTAAATTCTCACATTgggttaataaataaaaaatgaactaattttttttaccCAGCTGTAGTGATAACTCAGTTACCTACTGCTCATGCaatttaaaaatagctatgtCCTAATCTCCATTATTTTGGAGGGCCCCTGGTGAAAACTGCATCTTTTACCATGCTTTTGCATAGCAATAGTTTTGGTTTTGTGCTAACTCCATTCTCCTTAGCCCACTGCAgagacatttcatttcaaagttaTGACAgacaaaataaacagaaagaTGTGCTAGCAGATTCTTAGAAACTGCAAACAACCTATGAACAGGTAGCTATTAATGGGATCTGCCTCTTTGTACACCGTGATAGGTAATTATAAAAGTGGCCATCGTTGTGGGATCACAGTTGCATTACgcaggagcaggagagagagaacatttgcAGAGGTCAACCACACATTGCTATTGCTTGTTCCAGGCCGACTATTCTACTTTAGGGGCAAATGAGGTTCTCTGAAGCAGTCAGTATTGCCAGAGCCACAACTTTCATCTTCCCCGGAAATGAACACACAATCCTACTTGTAAACATTTTCACTTCCAAGAAATAACGACTTGTTTTTATATGGATTAAAAATGGATAACATTCTTTGGTACAAAGAGTTGTCCATTTTCATTAGAGCAAAAGCAACATTTATAAAAACAGTTGAGTTTCAAAAAGAAAGAGGTGTAATCCTTACTGATTTTGGGTAGAAACCTGCTGTAAAAAGGTGGAGTTTAAACTGTCCCATCTGCTTGACAGTCATGGAGTCCACAGTTCCTGTTCATTTGAAAATGCAGCTTGTTTCATCAGAACTTACAAAGAGACACGTCAGACCAATCTAAAGCCAGCACTCTTCCTTCTTAAAGGAACTTTCAGGTCAAGTTTGTCCCCAAATGTAGGGGTTTGGAAAATTACGTTGAACCATACCTGAATGGCTAATTTGAATTGAGAATTGTGAACTGGGTTACAAGTAGAAAAATGCTCTCTGTGGAAGAGACGCTTAAATCTTTGCTAGCCACCACTCTTCCAATAGAATTGGGGTTCAAAACAAAGGTGGTATTTAATCAACATGATTATGTCCGGCAGTGAGTTTATCTAGTTTAATTCACTGCTCTTGTAGAGCAGAAACAAAAACTGTTTGTAGGACATGCCGCACTGGAGTGCTGCTGTCatagccagaggttaggggtctattacaggagtgggggggTGAGGTTCTGAGGCCGCGTTGTgtaggtcaggctagatgatcatgatgtcccttctggccttaaagtttatgaaCCTGTGAGTCTAAACCATTTTATCTTTCAACTACTAAATCTAGCCTCACAAGAGAGTCAGGATTTCTTCAAATTTAGTGGGATTGATGTTAGCATCAAAGCTTTACCGAACACATATTTCCTGCATTAGACCAGGTTTGTATGCCCTGCTTCCTCATCTTCTTAGACCAAACTCTCCCTCTAATGTATAAGTAGACTTCTCACGTAAGTCCATGAGTTCACAAACATGTAGGAGTACATGGCTCCAATTTATTTAACATCATTGGTGACTAGAGACAGTTTGCTGAAGGGGGAAAAGAATGGTTAAAGGAATATAAAAAGCACCCTACAGATTCACCCTCTGGCCAAAATACATCAGTGTTCTAAGTAGATTTATCCCATTACATGAATTAAGACTCCAGTCCAAAGATGCTAAAGTTAAAGATGgaacaataatatttttcaagaaaataaaGACATATTCCCaatacattgttttaattttaatcatCAGGTTTTGATTTAATCTGATCAAAAAATACATTAGATGCTTTGATTTTTAACTGATCTGAAATTATTACAAATACAAATATATCAATTGCATAGCAGTATTAAAACCAATGAGAACAAAAACAGAACCAAAACTGCTTTTATCAGATCTCACACCGAACAGCAATATGCAACATAATACACAACCCCACTGTAAGCTATTCACCATAAACCAGGTACAAAAAACCTCAAACAAACTGATATTCCCCAAGACACAACCCTTCAGAATAGGGTGCAGAATACCAACTGCTACATTTTGGTACTAAAGTGCACTGTACTAAAAGGAGAGGTGCTTTCAATGCAATCTGAACTGGGCTAACTTTTTAAAGTGGTTTTCAATAAGATTTATTCTACTTACTTGCTATAGAGTTTTTTAAGAGTAAACATGATTCCTCACATAGTTTTAAATAGAGCAGAAGTATGAGGCACAGACATTTCACAATGCAAGCTAATGACTCTATCCAAGAGAAATATGTAGCCTGCAGACTTCTTCAGGGGAAAGGTGTACCTGCGGCACATGGCCCAAAGTAACAACTTCCTTCCACACATAGAAGAGGGTGGGGGAACTAAGAGAAAGGAGTTCCCTTCCACCTAGGCACTGTAACTCCTCCTGCTGGGTCAGTTCTCCTTGTTCTCTCCTAGAGCTGTGCAGCCTATGGGAGTTATCATATTAACCCCCTGGGCAGCCTCTAGATAGGGAAAAGGCCCCTCACATACCTAGGAATTAGGTTAAGAACAGCAGCTGCATGCTCCCAGTGTCCCCTAAATCACATTTCCAGGTGCAGATTGTTGTTGGGGAGTTTCCCCTGGGGGCTAATAGGATAATGGAGAGAAGTGCAGAAACGTCTTTCATCTCTGGCTGGCAGCTTTGTTTCAGAGCTGAAGACAGAACTACTTCAGGTCCCACAGCTCTTAACATTCTTCCCAGGAGGAGGTGAATATGGCTGTTCACACCCTGAAATGATAACTATTCACATGAATCCTGTCAggttaagaaatattttttaaaaacaccaccacGTGATTGACTTAATGGATTTGTGTTTGTGTTAGGGTAGTCTGGGGAATATTGTGTATGGGCCACACATTCCCTTCCAgcctgcacatgctcagtagagcaACCCAAAAGACAAGCAACTTTTGAAGTGCAGCCACAGGATTGGTGACTTTGCGGAAGGGCCACAGGAGGAAAATAAAGGGACGCTGGCATTCTACATGGGTAGGACAAAGGTTTTTTGAGGATTCCCCCACCTGGGTGCCGAGAGGGAGTCTCCTTCACAatttccagccccctccctccgcctTCAATAGCGGCACAGTCAGCTTCCAACCATTCTGCTGGTGGTTGCCATGTTACTGACTTTCATAATGTATATCACAGCAACAGGTTAATGCTGCTTATCTTCTGATGTGTTTCTAGTGCATTATCACTGCAGTAATGCTTCAAGCAGTATTTTTTTCCTCGGGGGTAGTCCGTTAAGGAGGGAGATCCTGCTGTTCTTTGGCTCCTCCACTCACCCAAGTAACAGAAATACTTATATTTCTAAAGAAAGGGACATGAGATCCTTTAGCTAAACATTAAAGATGCCCCAGTTATGGCCAACGTAGACTTTCGTATAGACCAGTCATCTACTATGTTAGAACAACACCAGTTAGAATTAGAAATAATGTTACAATTTCACATGCGCTGCATGGAAATCTATGAGAGCGTTTCAGCAGGAGACAAACACGTTTCCTCTTCATCTAACACTACGTTCTTCCGTCTGGAGAGAGACAACATTGACTTCATAATTGCCAAAGAAATCCTGACAAGGATGCGCAGGGCAAGGAAAGCAAAGGGGACTACAATCTGCATGATGTGAAAAATCGCTGTGCTGAACTTACTTAACAAGCAGGTTAGAAAGAAGGCCCCAAGGCTGACACAAGGGTAGAGAGCAAGCTTAGCAAACATAAAAGCATGTTCCTTGCCGCCATACCTCGCCAAAGGATGCAAGGTTTCCCTTTCGTGGAACAGAGCTGTGATCCATATAGCAAACTGAAAGATGCTGGCAAAGAAAGTGATTACACAGCTGACCTGAATAGCTTCTATTTCATTGTGAGACTTCTCTGCAAATTCACTGGTCAGCTGGTAAGCGAGAGGAAGCCCTCCAATGAAAGCCAATGAAAATGTGTTGAGCAGTCCCATAAATCGACTTGTTTTTGTTATGTAAAGAAAGAGCGAGTGGTGGACAAACCAGAGAAGACCAGTTGTTACAAAGGAGGCAAAGTAGGCAAGGAAGTTTGGTCCATATTCACTTAAAGCTTCAATGAGGCGGCCATGGAATTTGTCTTTAACTTCTTTGGAATCAGGGACATTGTCCTCACTGTTGAGgacaaaaaattattttagtttgCATATTAGTGGTATAATGGTGCAATCTGAGAGCAGTAAGCATGTAGTTCCACTGTGAAGAGTAACTACGAATAGCATCATAGGCTTCCCGCTTTATTGTGCTTCTGTGATCCCCCAGCTTACAAGTTAAAAAGCAATTCTTATAATTGACTGCTCTGCAAATTC
This genomic window from Trachemys scripta elegans isolate TJP31775 chromosome 6, CAS_Tse_1.0, whole genome shotgun sequence contains:
- the MYL5 gene encoding myosin light chain 5 isoform X2, with product MVASCSNNQQASRKTKKKEGGAKRAQRASSNVFSNFEQTQIQEFKEAFTLIDQNRDGFIDKEDLKDIYASLGKTNVKDEELESMLKEATGPINFTMFLNLFGAKLLGMDGEETILNAFRMFDPDGKGHIHKDYLKRMMMTQADKFTAEEIDQMFKSSPIDAAGNLDYKSFCYTITHGEEKEE
- the MYL5 gene encoding myosin light chain 5 isoform X3 — translated: MASRKTKKKEGGAKRAQRASSNVFSNFEQTQIQEFKEAFTLIDQNRDGFIDKEDLKDIYASLGKTNVKDEELESMLKEATGPINFTMFLNLFGAKLLGMDGEETILNAFRMFDPDGKGHIHKDYLKRMMMTQADKFTAEEIDQMFKSSPIDAAGNLDYKSFCYTITHGEEKEE
- the MYL5 gene encoding myosin light chain 5 isoform X1, with protein sequence MICLFFPSVDQSYSFISFQASRKTKKKEGGAKRAQRASSNVFSNFEQTQIQEFKEAFTLIDQNRDGFIDKEDLKDIYASLGKTNVKDEELESMLKEATGPINFTMFLNLFGAKLLGMDGEETILNAFRMFDPDGKGHIHKDYLKRMMMTQADKFTAEEIDQMFKSSPIDAAGNLDYKSFCYTITHGEEKEE